A region of Vigna radiata var. radiata cultivar VC1973A chromosome 6, Vradiata_ver6, whole genome shotgun sequence DNA encodes the following proteins:
- the LOC106763957 gene encoding ABC transporter G family member 31 codes for MAASDGSEYFELGSLHSESFAMASNSETVAEDEEELQWAALSRLPSQKRINYALLRASSSRAQLPTQDLVDVRKLSRSRRELVVKKALATTDQDNYRLLCAIKERFDRVGLEVPKIEVRFRNLNVSANVQIGSRALPTLINYTRDCFEGILTKMRLCKPKRHSLTILNNISGVVKPGRMTLLLGPPGAGKTSLLLALAGKLDNNLKTTGSITYNGCEVDDFYVRRTSAYISQTDDHVAELTVRECLDFGARCQGAEEGFAAYTSELGRLEKERNIRPSAEVDAFMKASSVGGKKHSVNTDYVLKVLGLDVCSETIVGNDMMRGVSGGQKKRVTTGEMIVGPRKTLFMDEISTGLDSSTTFQIVKCIKNFVHQMDATVLMALLQPAPETFELFDDLVLLSEGYVVYQGPREDVLDFFQSLGFQLPPRKGIADFLQEVTSKKDQAQYWADPSKPYVFVSVAEIAQAFKNSKFGKYMESLQSHPLDTSKGHPSALARTKYAVPRWDLAKACFSRELLLIRRHSFLYVFRTCQVAFVGFVTCTVFLRTRLHPTDEVYGRLYLSALFFGMVHMMFNGFSELSLLISRLPVFYKQRDNLFYPAWAWSITSWVLRVPYSVIESVIWTVVVYYSVGFAPSAGRFFRYMLLLFLMHQMALGLFRMMAAVARDMVLANTYGSASLLIVFLLGGFIIPKAMIKPWWIWGYWLSPLTYGQRAITVNEFTATRWMKKSENGGSTVGYNVLVSQSLPTADYWYWIGISVVLVYSLFFNNMVTVALTFLNPPRKARTVIPSDDDSEKKSSRDGSNHIYEMSPRSKSAREDSNKKGMILPFQPLTMTFHNVNYFVDMPKEISKQGIPETRLQLLTNVSGVFSPGVLTALVGSSGAGKTTLMDVLAGRKTGGYIEGEIKISGYPKEQRTFARVSGYVEQNDIHSPQLTIEESLLFSSALRLPKEVGVAKRLEFVEQVMKLVELDALRNALVGMPGSSGLSTEQRKRLTIAVELVANPSIIFMDEPTSGLDARAAAIVMRAVRNTVDTGRTVVCTIHQPSIDIFEAFDDLLLMKRGGRVIYGGKLGVQSQIMTDYFQGIKGIPPIPNGYNPATWVLEVTTPATEEKLNIDFAEVYKNSDQYRGVESSILQFGHPPAGSEPLKFDSIYSLNLFSQFLRCLWKQNLVYWRSPSYNAMRLYFTTISALIFGTVFWDAGSKRESTQELFVVMGAMYSACMFLGVNNSSSVQPIVSIERTVFYREKAAGMYSPIAYAAAQGLIEVPYIAVQTIVFGIVTYFMINFERTAAKFFLYLVFMFLTFTYFTFYGMMAVGLTPSQHLAAVISSAFYSLWNLLSGFLIPKSSIPVWWIWFYYICPIAWTLRGIITSQLGDVETIIVGPGFQGTVKEYLAVTLGYDSKINGFSAVGLSAIVLIGFIIIFFGSFAISVKVLNFQKR; via the exons ATGGCGGCTTCCGATGGAAGCGAATACTTCGAATTAGGATCACTCCATAGCGAGAGCTTCGCTATGGCCTCCAACTCCGAGACCGTGGCCGAGGATGAAGAGGAGCTGCAGTGGGCGGCGCTCTCCAGGTTGCCGTCGCAGAAGCGCATCAACTACGCACTCCTTCGCGCATCTTCTTCCCGTGCTCAACTTCCTACGCAAGACTTAGTTGACGTCCGAAAGCTGAGCCGCTCTCGCCGGGAACTCGTCGTTAAGAAAGCTCTTGCCACCACCGACCAAGACAACTACCGCCTTCTCTGCGCCATAAAAGAACGCTTCGACAG GGTTGGGTTGGAGGTGCCGAAGATCGAGGTGAGATTCAGGAACCTCAACGTCTCTGCCAATGTTCAAATCGGTTCTAGAGCTCTACCAACACTCATTAACTATACTCGTGATTGCTTCGAG GGAATCCTAACCAAGATGAGGTTATGCAAACCTAAACGGCATTCCCTTACCATACTGAACAATATCAGTGGCGTTGTCAAGCCAGGAAG GATGACTCTGCTATTAGGACCTCCGGGAGCAGGTAAAACCAGCTTACTTCTGGCTCTCGCGGGCAAGCTTGACAACAACCTCAAG ACAACGGGTAGTATAACATACAATGGCTGCGAGGTGGACGATTTTTATGTTCGACGGACTTCTGCATACATTAGCCAAACAGATGATCACGTTGCAGAACTGACGGTAAGAGAATGTTTGGATTTTGGTGCTAGATGTCAAGGTGCAGAAGAAGGTTTTGCAG CATATACAAGTGAACTTGGCCGCCTAGAGAAGGAAAGGAACATAAGACCTAGTGCAGAAGTTGACGCGTTTATGAAG GCATCATCTGTCGGAGGTAAGAAACACAGCGTGAATACGGATTACGTTTTGAAAGTGCTTGGTCTCGATGTATGTTCGGAGACAATAGTTGGCAACGATATGATGCGAGGGGTTTCTGGGGGCCAAAAGAAAAGAGTTACAACAG GAGAGATGATTGTTGGTCCAAGAAAAACACTATTTATGGATGAGATATCAACTGGTCTTGATAGCTCTACTACGTTCCAGATAGTAAAATGCATAAAGAACTTTGTTCATCAAATGGACGCTACAGTACTGATGGCTCTCCTTCAGCCAGCTCCTGAAACATTTGAGCTATTTGATGATCTGGTGCTTCTGTCAGAAGGGTACGTGGTATATCAAGGTCCTCGAGAAGACGTGCTCGACTTTTTTCAGTCATTAGGTTTTCAACTTCCACCTCGTAAGGGGATTGCTGACTTTCTACAGGAG GTGACATCTAAAAAGGATCAAGCACAATACTGGGCAGACCCTTCAAAACCATATGTGTTCGTCTCAGTTGCTGAAATTGCACAAGCCTTCAAAAATTCGAAATTTGGAAAGTATATGGAATCCTTGCAAAGTCATCCACTTGATACATCAAAAGGTCATCCTTCAGCTTTGGCTAGAACTAAATATGCCGTGCCAAGATGGGATCTTGCTAAAGCTTGTTTTTCTCGAGAACTCCTGCTCATAAGAAGGCATAGCTTTCTTTATGTCTTTAGAACCTGCCAG GTTGCTTTTGTTGGATTTGTCACATGTACAGTATTCCTACGAACAAGGTTACATCCCACAGACGAGGTTTACGGACGCCTTTATCTTTCTGCTCTATTTTTTGGGATGGTTCACATGATGTTCAATGGCTTTTCTGAGCTATCACTCTTGATAAGTCGGCTTCCAGTATTTTATAAACAAAGAGATAATTTGTTCTATCCTGCATGGGCGTGGTCTATAACCAGTTGGGTTCTACGTGTACCCTATTCCGTTATTGAGTCTGTTATATGGACTGTTGTTGTATATTACAGTGTTGGATTTGCTCCATCAGCAGGAAG GTTTTTTCGCTACatgcttttactttttttaatgcaTCAAATGGCATTAGGTCTCTTCCGTATGATGGCAGCTGTTGCTCGAGATATGGTTCTTGCCAACACATATGGATCAGCTTCACTACTTATTGTATTCTTACTCGGAGGATTTATTATACCTAAAG CAATGATTAAACCGTGGTGGATTTGGGGCTACTGGTTGTCCCCCCTTACCTATGGACAACGTGCTATTACAGTTAATGAATTTACTGCTACAAGATGGATGAAG AAATCCGAGAATGGGGGGAGCACAGTTGGTTACAATGTCCTAGTCTCACAGAGCCTACCAACTGCTGACTACTGGTACTGGATTGGTATTTCAGTTGTACTTGTCTATTCGCTTTTTTTCAACAACATGGTCACTGTGGCCTTGACCTTTCTGAATC CCCCACGAAAAGCACGAACAGTTATTCCAAGTGACGATGACTCGGAAAAGAAATCTTCAAGAGACG GCAGTAATCATATCTATGAAATGAGTCCCCGCTCCAAATCAGCGAGAGAGGACAGTAATAAGAAAGGAATGATTCTTCCATTTCAACCACTGACAATGACATTCCATAATGtcaattattttgttgatatgccAAAG gAGATAAGCAAGCAAGGAATACCTGAAACGCGGTTGCAGCTCTTGACAAACGTGAGCGGTGTTTTCTCACCCGGTGTACTTACAGCGTTAGTGGGCTCAAGTGGGGCTGGAAAGACCACTTTGATGGACGTACTGGCTGGTAGGAAAACTGGAGGCTACATAGAAGGGGAGATTAAAATTTCGGGTTACCCAAAAGAGCAACGAACATTTGCCAGAGTATCAGGATATGTTGAACAAAATGATATTCATTCTCCTCAACTAACAATTGAGGAGTCACTATTGTTTTCTTCAGCTCTTCGCCTTCCCAAGGAAGTTGGAGTTGCTAAAAGACTT GAGTTTGTTGAACAAGTGATGAAACTAGTTGAGCTTGATGCTTTGAGAAATGCTTTGGTTGGTATGCCAGGTAGTTCTGGCTTATCAACTGAGCAGAGAAAGCGATTAACAATAGCAGTGGAGCTTGTGGCAAACCCTTCCATTATTTTTATGGATGAGCCTACTTCTGGACTTGATGCACGTGCAGCAGCTATTGTTATGCGAGCTGTTCGAAATACTGTTGATACTGGTAGAACTGTAGTTTGCACCATACATCAACCAAGTATTGATATATTTGAAGCATTTGATGAT TTACTTCTTATGAAACGTGGCGGACGAGTAATATATGGGGGAAAGCTGGGTGTTCAGTCACAGATAATGACAGATTACTTTCAG GGAATAAAAGGAATTCCCCCCATTCCGAATGGGTACAATCCGGCCACCTGGGTGCTTGAGGTTACCACGCCTGCTACTGAAGAGAAACTTAATATAGATTTTGCAGAAGTTTACAAGAATTCGGATCAATACAG GGGGGTGGAGTCTTCTATCTTGCAATTTGGACATCCTCCTGCAGGATCTGAACCACTGaaatttgattctatctattCGCTAAATCTGTTTTCCCAATTTTTACGATGCCTATGGAAACAAAATCTTGTATACTGGAGAAGTCCATCGTATAATGCGATGAGGTTATACTTCACCACAATAAGTGCTCTGATATTTGGTACCGTATTTTGGGATGCTGGCTCAAAAAG GGAATCAACTCAAGAGCTGTTTGTGGTTATGGGAGCTATGTATTCTGCATGCATGTTTCTTGGGGTAAATAACTCTTCTTCTGTACAGCCAATTGTTTCAATAGAAAGGACTGTCTTCTATAGAGAAAAAGCTGCCGGTATGTACTCTCCAATAGCTTATGCTGCAGCCCAG GGGCTAATAGAGGTACCATACATCGCTGTTCAGACGATAGTATTCGGCATAGTCACATATTTCATGATCAATTTTGAAAGGACAGCAG CAAAGTTTTTTCTCTATCTGGTGTTCATGTTCCTAACGTTCACCTACTTCACCTTTTACGGCATGATGGCCGTTGGTCTTACACCTTCCCAGCATCTAGCAGCTGTTATTTCTTCAGCATTTTACTCCCTGTGGAATCTTCTCTCAGGTTTTCTCATCCCAAAATCG AGTATTCCCGTGTGGTGGATTTGGTTCTATTATATCTGCCCCATTGCATGGACGTTACGTGGTATTATAACGTCTCAGCTTGGTGATGTAGAAACCATTATAGTGGGACCTGGATTCCAGGGCACTGTGAAAGAGTATTTAGCTGTTACTCTTGGATATGACTCTAAAATCAACGGATTTTCAGCAGTGGGCCTTTCCGCCATTGTGCTTATTGGATTTATCATTATCTTCTTTGGTTCTTTCGCTATATCAGTCAAAGTCTTGAATTTCCAAAAGAGATAA